The following nucleotide sequence is from uncultured Roseateles sp..
GTCTGAGCTAGAACGGCGCGGCGCAGCTGAAACGCAGCGCCGCGCCCGTCACCGGGTGGTCCAGGGCCAGCTCGGTGGCGTGTAGATGCAGTCTCAGCGCCCGGTCTTGCCGCTCGGCATACAGGCCGTCACCGACGATGGGGTGGCCGAGCGCGAGCAGGTGTACGCGCAGCTGGTGGGTGCGGCCGGTCAGGGGCTCCAGCTCGACGCGGCTGGTCTGTGCCTGCCCGTCCTGGCTGATGCAGCGGTAGCGCGTCAGCGACGGCTTGCCGCGAACATGGCAGACCTGCTGGCGTGGGCGGTTGGGCCAGTCGGCGCCGACCGGCAGGTCGATCAGGCACCAATCCGGGGCGGCCAGCAGGCCGTGGACCACGGCCACATACTGCTTGTGCACCCGTCGCTCGGCAAAGGCCAGGCTCAGACGGCGCTGCATCTCGGCGCCACGGGCCAGCAGCAGCAGGCCCGAGGTGGCCATGTCCAGCCGGTGCACGATCAAGGCCTCGGAATGCAGCTGCTGCACGCGGCTGATCAGGCAGTCCTGCTTGTCGGGCCCGCGCCCGGGCACGGCGAGCATGCCGGCGGGCTTGTCGCACAGAATCAGGCTGTCGTCGGCGTGGAGAATGTCCACCGGGGTGGTGCTCATGCGCGGATTGTCCATCAGCCGATGACACGCCCGTTTGTGCAGCATTCACGCAAAAGCGCGGCGCCGCAGCCCAGCTAGGGCCAGCCCGGACTGTGTTTTTGCCGTTCTTGGTGCAAGCTGTGGCAACCGGTGCTTGCCAGGACTGTCAGGGCAGGCCCGTGTCGCCAAGGTTTTGATCTCGTCCCACGATGTCTGGAGATTGCATCAAGCCATGGAAGTGAGTGCGGATCTGGCCTCGCTGAACTACGCGGCGCGGTGTGCCAAGCTGAGCGCGCCCGATCAGGCCATGGCCTTGGCCAAGCGCGCCTTGCAGATGGCCGAGGCACAGGGCGATGCGCTGGCTGCCGCCGAAGCGGCCACCACCCTGGCCTTGCTGCGCTCCCGCCGTGAGGGCCAGGACCGCGTCGAACCCGAATTTGCCCGCCTGCTGGCGGAGTTCACCCGTCTGGGCGATGAGCTGGGACGCCTGCGCATCGAGTGCCGCCTGGCCGGCATCCCCTTGCTGCGTGGTGACGAACGCGACAGCTGGGATCACCTGATCGAGCTGACCGAGGCGCTGGAGCAGGGAGGCGATGCGATCGACCGCTGCGACGCGTTGAATCTGCGGGCGCTGTTTCACGACCGTCTGGGCCATACCGAGCTGGCACTGCGGACCTACTTTCAGCTGCTTGAAGAAGCGCAGCAATGCCCCGACCCAGGCAGTCTGCCGCATGCGCTGGCCAATCTGGGCTATGTGCAATACGCTGCCGGCGACAGCGCTTCGGCCCTGCGCCAGCTGGAGCTGGCCGGGCATCTGGTCGAGAACCAGGGCCAGGCTTCGCTGGGATCGCTGCTGGTGGCCCATCTGGCCCAATGCCTGCTGCACCTGGGGCGGCCGCAGCAGGCGCTGGACGCCTTGCTCCCCTGGCTCAGCGGCGCCAAGCGTGCCCACGAAAATCTCAGTCTGCTGTCGATGCACACCACGGCCGCGCACTGCCTGGTGATGCTGGACCGCCTGGACGAGGCCGATGAGCTGATCGCCGTGGCCCTGCCCATGGTCGGCAGCGGGCTGCGCGAGGAGGTCAGGGCTCATCTGGTCCATGGTCTGGTCGAACAGGGCCTGGGCCGGCTTGATGGGGCCCGTCAGGCGCTGGCCCAGGCCGAGGGGCTGCTGGGGCGCATGCAGCAACTGGACCTGCACCTGCCGATTCAACTTCATCTGGCCCAGGCCAGGCTGCACGAGCAGATGGGCGACTTCGGCCGCGCCTACCACTATCTCGAGCGCCATCGCCAGGCCTACGAGCAGACCCAGAGCAGTGCGGCGCGCGCCCGCGTGATGAGCTCGCAGATCGAGGCCGACCTGGAGCGCACCGAGCGTGCCCGGCTGCAGCTGGAGCAGGAACGCAACGAGGCACGACTGATCGGTGCCTATGTGGACACGCTCACCGGCCTGCCCAACCGCGAGCGCCTGCGCATCGAGGGCGAGGAGTTGCGCAACCAGCATGAGGGCCTGCTGCCGGCGGTGCTGATGCTCAACATCAACCGCTTCAAGGCCATCAACGATGCGCTGGGCAACGAGCTGGGCGACGCCGTGCTGCTGGCCACGGCCCAACGCCTGGCCGAGTTGCCGCATCAGTTCCTGGGCCGCACCCATGCCGACCAGTTCTGCCTGCTGTGCACCGAGCCCGGGCGGCTGCCCGCCCTGCAAGTGCAGCTGGAGGCGGCCTTTGCGACGCCCTTGAGCGTCTACGACCAATGGGTCGATGTGTCACTGTCGATCGGCGTGGCCCTGCCGCCTCATGGCGGCGAGACCATGACGGCGCTGATGCGCAATGCCGAAACGGCCATGTATGCCGATCGCAAACGGCTGGCCGGCTGGACGGTGTATGTCCCCGAGCTGGAGACCGTGCGGCCGGCCGATCTGACCCTGCTGTCCGAACTCAAGCGCGCGGTCGAGCAGGACGAGCTGCTGCTGTATCTGCAGCCCAAGGTCTGCCTGCACGACGGCTCGGTGCACAGCGCCGAGGCGCTGGTGCGCTGGCAGCACCCCGAGCGCGGCATGGTGCCGCCGTTCCAGTTCATTCCTTTTGCCGAGCAGACCGGGCGCATCAGCATGCTCACCCACTGGGTGCTGCGTGCGGCCATGCGGCACACCGTCGATTGGCGGCAGCAAGGCCTGCAGATCCAGGTCTCGGTCAATGTGTCCACTTTTGACTTGCGTGATCAGGGCTTCGCACAACGCGTGTTCCAGCTGCTGCGCGAGACCGGCGCCCGGGCCGAGGATGTACGGCTGGAGGTGACCGAGAGCGCGGCCATGGATGATCCGTCGACGACGCTGAAGGTGATGCAGGCGCTGGTGGACGGCGGCCTGAGCCTGTCGATCGACGACTTCGGCACCGGCTACTCCTCGCTGGCCTATCTGCAGAAGATGCCGGTCACCGAGCTCAAGATTGACCGCGCCTTTGTCAGCGGCGTGCGTGCCGGCACCGATGGCGAGGCCCTGCTGCGCGCCACCATAGGCCTGGCCCATGTGATGGGCATGCCGGTGGTGGCCGAAGGTGCCGAGACGGCCGAGGAGTGGGCGCTGCTACAGGCCCTGGGCTGTGACTATGCCCAGGGCTATCTGATCGCGCGGCCCATGCCCGTGCCCCAGTTTCTGGCCTGGCGCGAGCGGCACATGCCCTTTGTGCCGCTGATTGCCAGGCATGACGAATTCAGGCCCACCGTCTGGTGAGCCTGAACAAGGTCAAACAAGCCTCGAGGTCTAGCCCTTGCGCCGCCGTGTGGTCGCACCGAGCAGCCCCAGGCCGGCCAGCAGCATCAGGCCCGCAGCTGGTTCCGGCACGGCACCAACTGTTGCCATGCCCGAGAAGGTCATGCTGTTGTTGATGCCGCCGGTGGGGTCGGCCGTCAGCGTGAAGTAGCGTGACGACAGGGTCTTGCCTTCGTCGGACAGGCCCACGTGGATGGTCCAGGTCTCGCCGGGGTTCAGCGTGCCCAGATCCCATTGCAGGCCGACCATGGAGTCGCAGCCGGTGACGGTGGCGCAGGCGGGCAGCACGCCGCTGCCATCAGGCCCGGCGGCACCGCCGCTGAGCTTCCAGGCAAACGGCAGATCGTCGGTGTAAAGCGCCGTCTCGCGGCGATTGGGGTCGCCGGTCAGGGCGGCCTTCCATACCTCGGCGACGGACTCCTTCTGGGTTTGCGGGTTGCCATCGGCGCCGAGCACGACCATGAAGCGAAGATCGTCACGCGCAATCACACCGGTATTGGTGAGCTTGTAGCTGAGGTCCAGCAGGCCGCTGCCATCGCCGGTGATGTCGAAGTTGAAGGCCAGATCGGTCAGCGTGAAAACGCGCTGCTT
It contains:
- a CDS encoding PEP-CTERM sorting domain-containing protein, with amino-acid sequence MRKFYRYAQLAKAAATLALIGPMAAQAVVTQTEFNDGSGSLANISYGAAQDGLIYQVSAQLYPGLGLATDQVKQRVFTLTDLAFNFDITGDGSGLLDLSYKLTNTGVIARDDLRFMVVLGADGNPQTQKESVAEVWKAALTGDPNRRETALYTDDLPFAWKLSGGAAGPDGSGVLPACATVTGCDSMVGLQWDLGTLNPGETWTIHVGLSDEGKTLSSRYFTLTADPTGGINNSMTFSGMATVGAVPEPAAGLMLLAGLGLLGATTRRRKG
- a CDS encoding bifunctional diguanylate cyclase/phosphodiesterase translates to MEVSADLASLNYAARCAKLSAPDQAMALAKRALQMAEAQGDALAAAEAATTLALLRSRREGQDRVEPEFARLLAEFTRLGDELGRLRIECRLAGIPLLRGDERDSWDHLIELTEALEQGGDAIDRCDALNLRALFHDRLGHTELALRTYFQLLEEAQQCPDPGSLPHALANLGYVQYAAGDSASALRQLELAGHLVENQGQASLGSLLVAHLAQCLLHLGRPQQALDALLPWLSGAKRAHENLSLLSMHTTAAHCLVMLDRLDEADELIAVALPMVGSGLREEVRAHLVHGLVEQGLGRLDGARQALAQAEGLLGRMQQLDLHLPIQLHLAQARLHEQMGDFGRAYHYLERHRQAYEQTQSSAARARVMSSQIEADLERTERARLQLEQERNEARLIGAYVDTLTGLPNRERLRIEGEELRNQHEGLLPAVLMLNINRFKAINDALGNELGDAVLLATAQRLAELPHQFLGRTHADQFCLLCTEPGRLPALQVQLEAAFATPLSVYDQWVDVSLSIGVALPPHGGETMTALMRNAETAMYADRKRLAGWTVYVPELETVRPADLTLLSELKRAVEQDELLLYLQPKVCLHDGSVHSAEALVRWQHPERGMVPPFQFIPFAEQTGRISMLTHWVLRAAMRHTVDWRQQGLQIQVSVNVSTFDLRDQGFAQRVFQLLRETGARAEDVRLEVTESAAMDDPSTTLKVMQALVDGGLSLSIDDFGTGYSSLAYLQKMPVTELKIDRAFVSGVRAGTDGEALLRATIGLAHVMGMPVVAEGAETAEEWALLQALGCDYAQGYLIARPMPVPQFLAWRERHMPFVPLIARHDEFRPTVW
- a CDS encoding RluA family pseudouridine synthase, translated to MSTTPVDILHADDSLILCDKPAGMLAVPGRGPDKQDCLISRVQQLHSEALIVHRLDMATSGLLLLARGAEMQRRLSLAFAERRVHKQYVAVVHGLLAAPDWCLIDLPVGADWPNRPRQQVCHVRGKPSLTRYRCISQDGQAQTSRVELEPLTGRTHQLRVHLLALGHPIVGDGLYAERQDRALRLHLHATELALDHPVTGAALRFSCAAPF